One window of the Pirellulales bacterium genome contains the following:
- the folE gene encoding GTP cyclohydrolase I FolE, with protein MRRIEHAVREILAAVGEDPDREGLRETPARVARMYAELFSGLHENPRAHLQKFFTQEYDEVVLIRDIAFNSVCEHHMLPFMGQAHVAYIPNGRVIGLSKLARVVEVVSKRPQVQERMTEDIANLLVEELDAKGVAVVIEATHTCMTIRGVRKPGSVCVTSAMKGVFRSNLSSRSEVMTLIYGERR; from the coding sequence ATGCGACGGATCGAACACGCCGTGCGCGAAATCCTGGCCGCCGTGGGGGAAGACCCCGATCGAGAAGGGCTCCGCGAAACACCCGCCCGGGTGGCGCGCATGTACGCGGAGCTGTTCAGCGGACTGCACGAAAATCCCCGGGCCCATTTGCAAAAATTCTTCACGCAGGAATACGACGAAGTGGTGCTGATCCGCGACATCGCTTTCAACAGCGTGTGCGAGCACCATATGCTGCCGTTCATGGGGCAAGCGCATGTGGCGTACATTCCCAATGGCCGCGTGATTGGCTTGAGCAAGCTGGCCCGCGTAGTGGAAGTGGTTTCCAAGCGGCCGCAGGTGCAGGAGCGCATGACCGAAGATATTGCGAACCTGCTGGTCGAGGAATTGGATGCCAAGGGGGTGGCCGTGGTCATTGAGGCCACGCACACGTGCATGACCATTCGCGGAGTCCGCAAGCCGGGCAGCGTGTGCGTAACGTCGGCGATGAAGGGCGTGTTTCGCTCCAATTTGTCCAGCCGCTCCGAAGTGATGACGCTGATTTACGGCGAACGGCGCTGA
- a CDS encoding molybdenum cofactor biosynthesis protein MoaE codes for MIELTPNTIDTSALLDRVQSPAAGAVVLFLGTAREMTGGRRTASLDYECYPEMAESKLAELEAEARRRWPITECCVIHRLGHLQPGEASVAVAISTPHRSDAFAAARWLIDTIKTEVPIWKRENWSDGTAEWVHPPLTPNP; via the coding sequence GTGATCGAACTCACACCAAACACCATTGACACTTCTGCCCTGCTGGACCGTGTGCAATCGCCGGCAGCCGGAGCCGTGGTGTTGTTCCTAGGCACGGCGCGGGAAATGACCGGCGGCCGCCGCACCGCTTCGCTCGATTACGAATGCTATCCGGAAATGGCCGAGAGCAAGCTGGCGGAGCTTGAAGCCGAAGCTCGCCGACGCTGGCCCATTACCGAGTGCTGCGTGATTCATCGGCTGGGACACTTGCAGCCGGGTGAAGCCAGCGTTGCTGTGGCCATAAGCACGCCGCATCGCAGCGATGCTTTCGCTGCGGCTCGTTGGCTGATCGACACCATCAAAACCGAAGTGCCCATTTGGAAGCGCGAAAACTGGTCCGACGGAACGGCCGAATGGGTGCATCCACCCCTAACCCCTAATCCCTAA
- a CDS encoding YkgJ family cysteine cluster protein: MPQAPWFQNGLRFQCTQCGDCCTGTPGYVWVTEDEIAALAKVVGLAADDFEARYVRRVGSRKSLLEYDNGDCVFFDSQARKCKVYQARPRQCRTWPFWDSNIRSPQAWKETCQVCPGSGKGKLYSVEEVLAQSAVIKI, translated from the coding sequence ATGCCACAAGCTCCCTGGTTTCAAAATGGCCTCCGCTTTCAGTGCACCCAATGCGGCGATTGCTGCACGGGAACGCCAGGCTATGTGTGGGTGACTGAGGATGAAATTGCGGCGCTAGCAAAAGTTGTCGGGCTGGCCGCTGATGACTTTGAGGCCCGGTATGTGCGTCGAGTTGGGTCGCGCAAAAGCCTGCTCGAATACGATAACGGCGACTGCGTTTTTTTCGACAGCCAAGCTCGCAAGTGCAAAGTTTACCAAGCTCGGCCCCGCCAGTGCCGCACCTGGCCCTTCTGGGACTCCAATATTCGGTCGCCGCAGGCCTGGAAGGAAACTTGCCAGGTTTGTCCGGGAAGTGGCAAAGGGAAACTGTACAGCGTGGAAGAGGTGCTGGCGCAATCGGCGGTCATCAAAATTTGA
- the moaA gene encoding GTP 3',8-cyclase MoaA, translated as MLVDSFGRIHNSLRISVTDRCNLRCFYCMPMENVQFLPREELLTFEEITRFVQALVKLGIDKLRLTGGEPLLRNELPTLVKMLASVPGIRDIALTTNGLLLTEQAGALRAAGLQRLNISLDALSEAAFQQIARRKGLQRVLDGIYAAQQAGFRNIRLNAVSIRGITEEEIVPLACFARQQKLELRFIEYMPLDAEHHWNHDQLLSGAEVREIIEREVGNLEPLPVVDPSQPATDFRYVDEGGRVGFINPVSEPFCGSCNRLRLTAEGQVRNCLFSTIEWDARALLRRGAGDEELVALVAACVQAKKPGHGIDTPDFVQPQRAMYQIGG; from the coding sequence ATGCTCGTTGATTCCTTCGGCCGAATTCATAACAGCTTGCGCATCAGCGTGACCGATCGCTGCAATCTACGCTGCTTTTATTGCATGCCGATGGAAAATGTCCAGTTTCTGCCGCGCGAAGAATTACTCACCTTCGAAGAAATTACGCGGTTTGTCCAAGCGCTGGTGAAGCTGGGAATCGACAAATTGCGATTGACCGGCGGCGAACCGCTACTGCGCAATGAATTGCCCACGCTGGTGAAAATGCTGGCCTCCGTTCCGGGCATCCGCGATATTGCCCTGACAACCAACGGCCTGCTGCTCACGGAGCAAGCTGGCGCGCTGCGTGCCGCCGGATTGCAGCGATTGAACATCAGCTTGGATGCGCTTTCCGAAGCCGCCTTCCAGCAAATCGCTCGTCGCAAGGGTTTACAGCGCGTGCTGGATGGAATTTACGCCGCTCAGCAGGCGGGCTTTCGCAACATCCGGTTGAATGCAGTTTCCATTCGCGGCATCACGGAGGAAGAAATTGTGCCGCTGGCCTGTTTTGCCCGGCAACAGAAATTGGAATTGAGATTCATCGAATACATGCCGCTGGATGCGGAACATCACTGGAACCACGACCAATTACTCAGCGGCGCGGAAGTGCGCGAAATCATCGAGCGTGAAGTCGGCAATTTGGAGCCGTTGCCGGTGGTCGATCCAAGTCAGCCTGCCACCGATTTTCGCTATGTCGATGAAGGCGGCCGGGTCGGCTTCATCAATCCCGTGTCGGAACCGTTTTGTGGTTCCTGCAATCGATTGCGGCTAACCGCCGAGGGACAAGTGCGCAACTGCTTGTTCTCTACAATTGAATGGGATGCCCGCGCGCTACTGCGCCGCGGCGCGGGGGACGAAGAATTGGTCGCTTTAGTGGCCGCCTGCGTGCAAGCCAAGAAGCCAGGCCACGGCATCGACACGCCCGATTTTGTTCAGCCCCAGCGTGCCATGTACCAAATCGGCGGCTAA
- a CDS encoding anaerobic glycerol-3-phosphate dehydrogenase subunit C: protein MDPQRQRIQEDLRGLVAGDVRCDDVFLQLFASDASLYELKPLAVVRPRNTADVSAVVKYAAQQRIAIHARGTGTGLAGESLGTGIVVDFSRYMRRIIRTESETVRVQPGVVLALLNQHLRAFERIFGPDPANSNVTTMGSVIAVDASGSYWPKYGSARQHVVSLQVALADGTVMELGREELIDHAAPASAPAADQSGNGASVATAEPLSPVELRRQELVQKVSELLQRNSPSIAARQSKSLVNRCGYQLTDVLSPTHLHLARLLCGSEGTLALVTEATLATQPLPTARGAAMLFFDRLENAALAVQEILPFEPSACDLLDRRHLSLARETSPEYEVLIPAAAEALLLVEYSGDDAALVRQRLTATVDRVRRKTQLAFDARQAFDYAEVDLYWQLARRVVPTLHRLKGSVRPVPIVEDVAVPPAQLPEFLVRLQNTLKRQQVTASLYGHVGHGQLHLRPFIDLASPEDVQKMETLAAELYAEVLAVGGTISGEHGDGYSRTPFVRQQYGALYDVFRELKAAFDPLGILNPGKIVTDEPVSITRNLRPVGNLAGGNGAMAATAATAAKPEKAGLSAEGTAAPAPSKAPADSPATPRLVELHLNWNRQQLLDEAQRCNGCGACRSQLPDVRMCPIFRVLPAEEASPRAKANLLRAIFDGRLDADTDHSEEYKAVADLCVNCHQCRLECPAGIDIPKLMIEAKAMYIDANGLRPGEWLLARFDKLSKWGSKFSLLANWAISNRPARWVMEKTLGIAQGRKLPQFARRSFARRAARRRLTRPTRRTGRKVLYFVDTYANYHDPQLADALVAVMEHNGVAVYVHPDQKPSGMGLITMGSLGPARRLAMHNLHLLAEAVRQGYHIVASEPSTALCLTHEYLNLIDDGDARAVAANSSDACAYLWALHQQGLLQLDLKPLNTVVGYHQPCHIRALGVGSPSENLLKLIPGLSVQCIDRGCSGMAGLWGLKRENYRTSLRAGWGLISRLRDPGLQIGATECSCCKIQMEQGTPKPTIHPLKLLALSYGLMPEISQLLTKRAEELVVT, encoded by the coding sequence ATGGATCCGCAACGCCAAAGAATTCAAGAAGATTTGCGCGGCCTGGTCGCCGGCGACGTGCGCTGTGACGACGTGTTTCTGCAACTCTTTGCCAGTGACGCCAGCTTGTACGAGTTGAAGCCGCTGGCCGTTGTTCGCCCACGCAATACGGCCGATGTTTCGGCCGTGGTGAAATATGCCGCCCAGCAGCGCATTGCAATTCACGCTCGAGGGACGGGCACGGGCCTGGCCGGCGAATCGCTGGGAACTGGAATTGTCGTCGATTTCTCGCGCTACATGCGGCGAATCATTCGCACAGAAAGCGAAACGGTGCGCGTGCAGCCCGGCGTGGTGCTGGCGCTATTGAATCAGCATTTGCGCGCTTTCGAGCGCATTTTTGGGCCCGATCCGGCCAACAGCAACGTCACCACCATGGGCAGCGTCATTGCCGTTGATGCCTCCGGCAGCTACTGGCCGAAATACGGTTCGGCACGGCAACACGTCGTGAGTCTGCAAGTGGCGCTGGCCGACGGCACGGTGATGGAGTTGGGCCGGGAAGAATTGATCGACCATGCCGCCCCAGCCAGCGCGCCAGCCGCTGATCAAAGTGGCAACGGAGCGTCAGTAGCAACGGCGGAACCGCTTAGTCCTGTGGAATTACGCCGGCAGGAACTCGTGCAAAAGGTGTCCGAGCTTCTCCAGCGCAATTCACCATCGATTGCCGCGCGTCAGTCGAAATCGCTGGTCAACAGGTGTGGTTATCAATTGACCGATGTGTTAAGCCCCACGCATTTGCATTTGGCGCGCTTGTTATGCGGCTCCGAGGGGACGTTGGCCCTGGTGACCGAAGCGACCTTGGCCACCCAACCGCTGCCCACGGCCCGCGGCGCCGCGATGTTGTTCTTCGATCGCTTGGAAAACGCGGCGCTGGCTGTGCAGGAGATTTTGCCGTTCGAGCCGAGTGCTTGCGATCTATTGGATCGGCGTCATTTGAGCTTGGCGCGCGAGACCAGCCCGGAATACGAGGTTCTCATTCCGGCCGCGGCGGAAGCGTTGCTCTTGGTGGAATACTCCGGCGATGATGCGGCGCTGGTTCGCCAACGGTTGACAGCCACCGTCGATCGGGTGCGCCGCAAAACCCAATTGGCCTTTGATGCTCGGCAAGCGTTCGATTACGCCGAGGTCGATTTATATTGGCAGCTTGCTCGCCGCGTGGTGCCGACGCTGCACCGCTTAAAAGGAAGCGTGCGGCCGGTGCCCATTGTGGAAGACGTGGCGGTGCCGCCGGCGCAACTGCCCGAGTTTTTGGTGCGGCTGCAAAACACTCTGAAACGGCAACAAGTCACCGCGTCGCTGTATGGCCATGTCGGACACGGGCAGTTGCATCTGCGACCATTCATCGACTTGGCCAGCCCCGAAGACGTGCAAAAAATGGAAACGCTGGCCGCGGAATTGTATGCCGAAGTACTGGCCGTGGGGGGAACGATCAGCGGCGAGCATGGCGACGGCTACAGCCGCACGCCGTTTGTGCGCCAGCAGTATGGCGCCTTGTACGACGTATTTCGAGAGCTGAAGGCCGCGTTCGATCCGCTGGGAATTCTCAATCCCGGAAAAATTGTGACCGACGAGCCGGTGTCCATCACGCGCAATCTTCGCCCCGTCGGAAATTTAGCCGGCGGCAATGGAGCCATGGCCGCCACGGCTGCGACGGCTGCGAAGCCAGAAAAAGCGGGCCTGTCGGCCGAGGGCACAGCCGCGCCGGCGCCCTCCAAGGCTCCCGCCGATTCGCCGGCCACGCCTCGCTTGGTCGAATTGCATTTGAACTGGAATCGCCAGCAACTCCTGGACGAAGCCCAGCGCTGCAACGGCTGCGGCGCTTGCCGCTCGCAGCTTCCGGACGTGCGGATGTGTCCAATTTTCCGCGTATTGCCTGCCGAGGAGGCTTCGCCGCGCGCCAAGGCTAATTTGCTGCGCGCCATTTTCGACGGCCGGCTGGATGCCGATACCGACCACAGCGAGGAATACAAGGCTGTTGCCGATTTATGCGTGAACTGCCACCAATGCCGCTTGGAATGCCCGGCCGGCATCGATATTCCCAAATTGATGATCGAGGCCAAGGCTATGTACATCGACGCCAACGGCCTGCGGCCCGGCGAATGGCTGCTGGCGCGGTTCGACAAGCTTAGCAAGTGGGGAAGTAAATTCAGCCTCTTGGCAAATTGGGCCATCAGCAATCGGCCGGCTCGCTGGGTCATGGAAAAAACACTGGGCATTGCTCAAGGGCGCAAGCTCCCGCAATTTGCGCGGCGCAGCTTCGCGCGCCGAGCCGCTCGCCGCCGCCTGACACGCCCTACCCGCCGCACAGGCCGCAAAGTTTTGTATTTTGTCGACACTTATGCGAACTATCACGATCCGCAACTGGCCGACGCTTTGGTCGCGGTGATGGAGCATAATGGCGTCGCCGTTTATGTTCATCCCGACCAAAAGCCCAGCGGCATGGGTTTAATTACCATGGGATCGCTGGGCCCCGCCCGGCGGTTGGCCATGCACAACTTGCATTTGCTGGCCGAAGCGGTCCGCCAAGGTTATCACATTGTCGCAAGCGAACCCTCCACGGCGTTGTGCTTGACGCACGAATACTTGAACCTCATTGACGATGGTGATGCCCGCGCCGTCGCTGCCAACAGCAGCGACGCTTGCGCCTACTTATGGGCATTGCACCAGCAGGGCTTGCTGCAGCTCGATTTGAAGCCGCTGAACACGGTCGTCGGCTACCATCAACCGTGTCACATTCGAGCACTGGGGGTTGGCTCGCCGAGCGAAAACCTGCTTAAGCTAATTCCCGGGTTGAGCGTACAATGCATCGATCGCGGCTGCTCCGGCATGGCCGGCCTGTGGGGGTTAAAACGCGAAAATTACCGCACCAGCCTGCGCGCCGGCTGGGGATTGATTTCGCGCCTCCGGGATCCAGGCTTGCAAATCGGCGCCACCGAATGCAGTTGCTGCAAAATTCAAATGGAGCAAGGCACGCCCAAGCCCACGATTCACCCGCTCAAGCTGTTGGCTTTGTCGTACGGATTGATGCCCGAAATTTCGCAACTATTAACTAAGCGCGCCGAGGAGTTGGTGGTTACGTGA
- the acpS gene encoding holo-ACP synthase: MSIFGIGTDIVECLRIAQMIERHGELFIARVYTPHEIEYCQNRKQATQHFAGRWAAKEAVLKALGTGWRRGISWRDVEVHNLRSGSPTVAMHGGAREFMDQAGVTNVMISISHCRSHATAYALALGGEKMADGAK; encoded by the coding sequence ATGTCCATCTTCGGCATCGGCACCGATATTGTAGAATGCCTGCGCATCGCTCAAATGATCGAGCGGCATGGGGAGCTGTTCATCGCTCGGGTTTACACGCCGCACGAAATCGAATATTGCCAAAACCGCAAGCAAGCCACGCAGCATTTTGCCGGCCGATGGGCGGCAAAAGAGGCCGTGCTTAAAGCCCTGGGCACCGGTTGGCGGCGTGGCATTAGTTGGCGCGACGTGGAAGTTCACAACTTGCGGTCCGGATCGCCCACCGTAGCAATGCATGGCGGAGCCCGAGAATTTATGGATCAGGCGGGCGTGACGAACGTCATGATTAGCATTTCTCACTGCCGCAGCCATGCCACGGCATACGCTCTTGCGCTGGGCGGCGAGAAAATGGCTGACGGCGCCAAATAG
- the trpS gene encoding tryptophan--tRNA ligase: MRVLSGIQPTGRFHWGNYFGAIRQYIDLQNEDAAYYFIANLHALNQVRDPQQLRQLTLDAAIDLLALGLNPDKAVLFLQSDVPEVTQLTWLLLTGTPMGLLERCHAYKDKIAKGLSADAGLFAYPVLMAADILSYDSDTVPVGADQIQHIEVCRDLAASFNHHFGQTFVMPKAKVLDHSAKVPGIDGEKMSKSYNNTLELFEDAKAQRKKIMRIVTDSRPMEQPKDPDSDHLFQLFSLVASEAEREEMAALYRKGGFGYGEVKKALADAAERFFAEPRARRADLAAQPKRVWEILADGASRARKKAAEVLARAEKACGVKG, from the coding sequence ATGCGCGTTCTTTCCGGCATCCAACCGACCGGCCGATTTCATTGGGGCAATTACTTCGGCGCCATCCGGCAGTACATCGATCTGCAGAACGAAGATGCCGCTTATTATTTCATTGCCAATTTGCACGCGCTGAACCAAGTGCGCGATCCGCAGCAATTACGGCAGCTAACGCTCGATGCCGCCATTGATTTACTTGCGCTGGGATTGAATCCCGACAAAGCGGTGTTGTTTCTTCAGTCCGATGTGCCGGAAGTGACGCAACTGACATGGCTACTTTTGACCGGTACGCCGATGGGCCTGCTGGAGCGCTGCCACGCCTATAAAGATAAAATCGCCAAAGGGCTGTCGGCTGATGCGGGCTTGTTCGCGTACCCTGTCTTAATGGCCGCCGACATTTTGTCCTACGATTCCGATACGGTTCCCGTCGGCGCCGACCAAATCCAGCACATCGAAGTGTGCCGCGACCTTGCCGCCAGCTTCAACCATCACTTCGGCCAAACGTTCGTCATGCCCAAAGCCAAGGTTTTGGATCACTCGGCGAAAGTGCCGGGCATCGACGGCGAAAAAATGTCGAAAAGTTATAACAATACGCTGGAGCTGTTCGAAGATGCCAAAGCGCAGCGAAAGAAAATCATGCGCATTGTGACCGACTCGCGCCCCATGGAGCAGCCGAAAGACCCAGACTCCGACCATTTATTTCAATTGTTCTCGCTGGTCGCCAGTGAAGCAGAGCGTGAGGAAATGGCGGCGCTATATCGTAAAGGCGGATTTGGCTACGGCGAAGTGAAAAAGGCTCTGGCCGACGCTGCCGAACGGTTTTTTGCCGAGCCCCGCGCACGCCGGGCAGATTTAGCCGCCCAGCCCAAACGAGTTTGGGAAATACTGGCCGATGGCGCTAGCCGGGCTCGCAAAAAAGCGGCCGAAGTTTTAGCCCGCGCCGAAAAGGCCTGCGGCGTAAAGGGGTAA
- a CDS encoding HU family DNA-binding protein, which yields MTKKEIVKTISEEIGLTQLKTKEIVQKTFDAIVETLVEERRIELRNFGVFEVKQRAARKARNPRTGEKVFVPEKFVVTFKPGKEMEEKVRQLERQAAEARAKAAGHQVSDGSTVAPTAGTPPAYGMQGSG from the coding sequence GTGACCAAAAAAGAGATCGTAAAGACCATCTCCGAGGAGATTGGCCTGACGCAACTCAAAACGAAGGAAATTGTCCAAAAAACCTTCGATGCCATCGTGGAAACCTTGGTCGAAGAACGCCGCATCGAGCTGCGGAATTTTGGCGTGTTCGAGGTGAAGCAGCGTGCCGCTCGTAAGGCCCGCAACCCGCGCACCGGTGAAAAAGTCTTTGTGCCGGAAAAGTTTGTCGTGACATTTAAGCCCGGCAAGGAGATGGAAGAGAAGGTTCGGCAACTGGAGCGACAAGCAGCCGAAGCACGGGCCAAAGCAGCGGGGCACCAGGTTAGCGACGGTTCGACGGTCGCCCCAACCGCCGGCACCCCACCAGCTTACGGAATGCAAGGCAGCGGCTAA
- a CDS encoding dihydroorotate dehydrogenase: protein MSAPPPSVDLSVRLGRLTLPNPILTASGTFGYAREMAGLVDLKRLGGIIPKTITRLPRPGNAPWRTIETPAGMLNSIGLDNDGQEAFIEHHLPYLTTIGAPIIVSIAGSTLDEFVEMARRMEGLAGVAALELNISCPNVSHGVDLGVDPEMCRRVVAGCKAACGLPIIAKLTPNVTDITVVARAAAEGGADAISAINTALGMAVDWKRRRPMLGNVMGGLSGPAIKPLALRCVHQISRAVDTPIIGIGGIATIDDVMEFLVAGATAVQIGTANFYNPTVTMQLLNALPAALNQLGAKSVSEIIGTIKT, encoded by the coding sequence TTGTCCGCTCCCCCGCCATCCGTCGATCTTTCCGTTCGCTTGGGGCGTCTGACGCTTCCCAATCCGATTCTCACCGCCTCGGGCACATTCGGCTATGCGCGCGAAATGGCTGGCTTGGTCGATTTGAAGCGGCTGGGCGGAATTATTCCCAAAACCATTACCCGCCTTCCCCGACCGGGCAATGCCCCGTGGCGAACCATCGAAACGCCAGCGGGCATGCTGAATTCCATCGGGCTAGATAACGACGGGCAGGAAGCATTCATCGAACACCATTTGCCTTATTTGACGACGATTGGCGCGCCCATCATCGTAAGCATCGCAGGAAGCACCTTGGATGAATTCGTCGAAATGGCTCGCCGCATGGAAGGGCTCGCTGGCGTGGCAGCCCTGGAACTAAACATTTCCTGCCCGAACGTCAGTCACGGGGTCGATTTGGGCGTCGATCCCGAGATGTGCCGCCGCGTGGTGGCCGGCTGCAAAGCGGCATGCGGGCTTCCGATCATCGCCAAGCTAACACCCAATGTGACAGATATTACGGTCGTTGCTCGAGCTGCTGCCGAGGGGGGGGCCGACGCCATTTCGGCCATTAATACCGCGCTGGGCATGGCGGTGGACTGGAAGCGCCGCCGCCCGATGCTGGGCAACGTGATGGGGGGCCTCAGCGGACCGGCTATCAAGCCGCTGGCACTACGCTGCGTGCATCAAATTTCGCGGGCCGTTGATACGCCGATTATCGGCATCGGCGGGATTGCCACCATCGACGATGTGATGGAGTTTTTGGTTGCCGGCGCAACTGCAGTGCAAATTGGGACGGCAAACTTCTATAATCCGACCGTAACGATGCAACTGCTAAATGCCCTGCCGGCGGCGTTGAACCAACTGGGGGCTAAATCTGTCTCGGAAATCATCGGAACAATCAAAACTTAA
- a CDS encoding MoaD/ThiS family protein, translating into MKVRVQLFAVARQWAQADSLEVEVPLPATVADLRQALLARVPGLAQFGPQLRFAVNANYADDSTPIPADAQVACIPPVSGG; encoded by the coding sequence GTGAAAGTTCGCGTTCAACTTTTCGCCGTGGCGCGGCAATGGGCCCAGGCAGATTCCCTGGAAGTTGAAGTGCCCCTGCCGGCAACCGTGGCCGATTTGCGACAAGCGCTGTTGGCTCGGGTGCCTGGCCTGGCTCAATTTGGTCCACAATTACGCTTTGCCGTAAATGCCAATTACGCCGACGATTCCACACCCATTCCGGCCGACGCCCAGGTAGCATGTATCCCGCCCGTCAGCGGCGGATAG
- a CDS encoding aminotransferase class V-fold PLP-dependent enzyme — protein sequence MPRIYLDNAATSWPKPGAVYAAVEHYLRENGAPAGRSGYSQAMEVEATISAARMAVARLIGATSAQQIIFTTNGTEALNFAIHGLLRRGDHAICTAADHNSVLRPLRYLEAQGEIAVTRVPCNSVGLVDPDEIRRALRTNTRLVVTTHASNVTGVIEPVAEIGRMVREHGARFLVDAAQTVGHLPVAVDELHADLLAAPAHKGLLGPLGTGFLYIRPGLENELQTIRQGGTGTRSHEDRQPETLPDKFETGNHNVPGLVGLAAALRWLQQQGIQSIWQHEQQLTARLRDGLRQIHGVTLHGISALACSPAANMAVTEKAGTSMDSPPAVGVVSISIAGYDPQEAAAALDANFGVQVRAGLHCAPLIHQAMNTLQNGGTVRFSVGPFTTPHEIEIAIGAVAQLARAN from the coding sequence ATGCCTCGCATTTACCTCGACAATGCTGCCACCAGTTGGCCCAAGCCGGGAGCGGTGTATGCCGCGGTGGAACATTATTTGCGGGAAAATGGCGCGCCCGCGGGTCGTAGCGGGTATTCCCAAGCGATGGAAGTCGAAGCAACCATTTCGGCAGCTCGCATGGCGGTAGCTCGTCTGATTGGAGCTACGAGCGCGCAACAAATTATCTTCACCACCAACGGCACGGAAGCCTTAAATTTCGCAATTCATGGATTGCTCCGCCGCGGCGATCACGCCATTTGCACCGCCGCCGATCATAATTCTGTGCTGCGCCCATTGCGATACTTGGAAGCACAAGGTGAAATCGCAGTCACCCGGGTGCCGTGCAATTCGGTCGGCCTGGTCGATCCCGATGAAATTCGCCGCGCGCTGCGAACCAACACTCGGCTGGTGGTCACCACCCATGCTTCCAATGTCACCGGCGTGATTGAGCCTGTCGCTGAAATTGGCCGCATGGTTCGTGAGCATGGCGCACGATTTTTGGTAGACGCTGCACAAACGGTGGGACATTTGCCTGTGGCGGTCGATGAGCTCCATGCTGATTTGCTCGCTGCCCCGGCCCACAAGGGTTTATTGGGACCGTTGGGAACAGGGTTTTTGTATATTCGACCCGGGTTGGAAAACGAATTGCAGACAATCCGCCAAGGCGGCACCGGCACCCGCAGCCACGAAGATCGCCAGCCGGAAACGCTCCCCGACAAGTTCGAAACCGGAAATCACAACGTTCCCGGCCTGGTAGGCTTAGCGGCCGCCTTACGCTGGCTACAGCAGCAAGGCATACAGAGCATCTGGCAGCACGAACAACAGCTTACCGCTCGGCTGCGCGATGGTTTGCGCCAAATTCACGGAGTCACCCTGCACGGCATTAGCGCTCTGGCATGTTCACCAGCCGCCAACATGGCGGTCACAGAGAAAGCGGGAACTTCCATGGACTCTCCGCCAGCGGTGGGCGTTGTCAGCATCTCGATCGCCGGCTATGATCCGCAAGAAGCGGCGGCAGCCTTGGATGCCAATTTTGGCGTGCAAGTTCGCGCCGGATTGCATTGTGCGCCGTTAATTCACCAAGCCATGAACACCCTGCAAAACGGAGGAACCGTGCGCTTTAGCGTGGGCCCGTTCACCACGCCGCATGAAATTGAGATTGCCATTGGCGCCGTCGCCCAACTCGCCCGAGCAAATTAA
- a CDS encoding LON peptidase substrate-binding domain-containing protein, translated as MSSEELSFSPETFSGTARLFPLPNLVMFPHVMQALHVFEPRYRAMLEEALADDMLFALAQLSPGWEADYEGRPPVHPVACLCRVATQHKTEEGTYNVLVWGIKRIKIARELPPAKLFREAEVTLLDDVYPAENASRRSGLQRRLVAAFRRMLPKLPVSQSQLEPFLTDQINLGMLTDIVAYTLNLDQKIKAELLAQPLPDLRALLLLECLTKGKKSTPGYMSRDRDFPPAFSSN; from the coding sequence ATGTCATCCGAAGAACTCTCATTCTCACCGGAAACGTTTAGCGGCACGGCGCGGTTGTTTCCGCTGCCCAATTTGGTGATGTTTCCGCACGTCATGCAGGCGCTGCATGTTTTCGAGCCACGCTATCGGGCGATGCTTGAGGAGGCGCTGGCCGACGACATGCTGTTTGCCCTGGCACAATTGTCTCCCGGATGGGAAGCCGATTATGAAGGCCGGCCGCCGGTGCATCCGGTCGCTTGCTTGTGCCGGGTGGCCACGCAGCATAAAACGGAGGAGGGAACGTACAATGTGCTAGTCTGGGGCATCAAGCGGATCAAAATTGCCCGCGAACTGCCGCCGGCCAAATTGTTTCGTGAAGCCGAGGTAACGCTTTTGGACGACGTGTATCCGGCGGAAAACGCTTCGCGCCGCAGCGGCTTGCAGCGCCGACTGGTGGCGGCTTTTCGCCGCATGCTTCCCAAGTTGCCGGTTTCGCAATCGCAGTTGGAGCCATTTTTGACCGACCAAATCAATTTGGGAATGTTGACCGATATTGTGGCTTATACGCTGAATTTAGATCAAAAAATTAAGGCCGAATTGTTGGCCCAGCCTCTTCCCGATTTGCGTGCCTTGCTACTATTAGAGTGTTTGACCAAGGGGAAGAAATCGACTCCGGGGTACATGTCGCGGGACCGTGATTTCCCTCCTGCGTTTAGCAGCAATTGA